One region of Eupeodes corollae chromosome 1, idEupCoro1.1, whole genome shotgun sequence genomic DNA includes:
- the LOC129938345 gene encoding lipase 3-like → MNLHWILLAGIIPVIAAFPNLIPPSSVTTGSLVEKHGYPFEEHEVQTSDGYILTMHRIPYSARVETPEPRPVVFLMHGILCSSSDWVLLGPENGLAYILSDAGYDVWMGNARGNTYSKRHATMIPLLPSFWNFDWHEIGMNDLPAMIDYALYETNQEQLHYIGHSQGTTTFLVLTSKNLKFKNRIRSAHLIAPVAFMDNMKSPLVKLGGPLFGDPNSWVNIFGNTELMPNSKLLEELGQQTCIDSSSYQTLCSNIIFLFAGFDHDNLNASLIPEIMATTPAGASTNQIIHYAQEYVSGYFREFDLGRGLFKPKKYPIEKIDVPIFLYYSENDYMASVVDVEKLMRKLKSKTLMRAYKVPDPNWNHLNFLWGLNIKEQVYNAVLEDIESMRL, encoded by the exons ATGAATTTACATTGGATTTTATTAGCAGGTATTATTCCTGTGATTGCAGCTTTTCCTAATCTTATACCTCCTAGTTCCGTGACTACG ggATCTCTGGTAGAGAAACATGGATATCCATTCGAGGAGCATGAAGTTCAAACTTCAGATGGATACATTCTGACAATGCATCGAATTCCCTATTCAGCACGCGTTGAAACTCCTGAGCCACGTCCAGTTGTCTTCCTGATGCACGGTATTTTGTGCTCGTCAAGTGATTGGGTTCTCCTTGGACCAGAAAACGGACTGGCCTACATTCTCTCCGATGCTGGGTACGATGTTTGGATGGGAAATGCCCGTGGAAACACCTACTCGAAGAGACACGCAACTATGATTCCACTGCTGCCCAGCTTTTGGAACTTCGATTGGCATGAGATCGGCATGAATGATCTCCCAGCTATGATCGACTATGCTCTCTATGAAACCAACCAAGAACAACTCCACTACATCGGCCACTCTCAAGGAACCACAACATTCTTGGTGTTGACCTCTAAGAACTTGAAGTTCAAGAATCGTATACGTTCAGCTCATTTGATAGCCCCTGTGGCATTTATGGATAACATGAAATCGCCTCTGGTTAAATTGGGAGGACCGTTGTTTGGAGACCCCAACAGTTGGGTCAACATCTTTGGAAACACTGAACTTATGCCCAATTCAAAATTACTCGAAGAACTCGGTCAGCAAACTTGCATCGATTCGTCTTCTTATCAAACTTTGTGTTCGAATATAATTTTCTTGTTCGCTGGTTTTGATCATGATAATTTAAATGCT tcTTTGATTCCTGAAATTATGGCAACTACTCCAGCAGGAGCTTCTACCAATCAAATCATTCACTACGCTCAGGAATATGTTTCCGGTTATTTCCGTGAGTTCGATCTGGGCAGAGGCCTTTTCAAACCCAAGAAATATCCCATCGAAAAGATTGATGTTCCAATCTTCTTGTACTACAGTGAAAACGATTATATGGCATCAGTGGTTGATGTTGAAAAACTGATGCgtaaacttaaatcaaaaaccCTCATGCGTGCCTATAAAGTTCCCGATCCAAATTGGAACCACTTGAATTTCCTATGGGGTTTGAATATCAAAGAACAAGTTTATAATGCTGTTCTCGAAGATATTGAATCAATgagattataa